In Thiovulum sp. ES, the genomic stretch AAAAATTGATCCCCCTTTTCAGAGTGCAAAAAATTTAAGTAATTTATTCGAGTAATTTTTGAGAAATGGAAAAATTGATATGCTAACTTCTCTTCACCGTCGAACTTCTATTGCTGACAAAAGTGGCTCTTTTAAAGAATCTGCTTTTGGCATGGAGACTTTGCAAAATTTATCTGAAAAATATTCTCAAATCCTCGAAATGGGAATCTCAAAAGAGAATCTACAAAGAATGATTTTTGACAATCAAATTGACTTTTTAGGAATTTCAAAAGATGGAATTTGATCCTTCAAAACTTTTTAATGGTCGGGATTTTTCCGATCGAGATTTTGATTCCGAAATGAAGAAAAAAATTCTCTCTCGTGAAAAACACAATTTGAAAATTTCACTCGAAAAACGAAAACATAAAAAAGTTACAGTTGTTGGTGAGTTTTTTATTTTAGAAAAAGAGAGAAAAGAACTCCTAAAAAACTTGAAAAAAAAGGTCTCCACTGGCGGAACTGAACGAGAAAATTTTCTTGAATTTCAAGGAGATGTTCGCGAAAAAGTAAAATCTGAATTAGAAAAATTAGGTTTTAACTTTTAAGAAATTTGATAAGATTGTAAAAATTTACTTTGGAGAGAGTTTTGGAACAAAAACTAGCTTTAGGAAAATATCCTATTTTTTCAACTGAAATTGCAAAAAGTGCTACAAGCCAATCATCTGTAAATGACATTATCGATTTCTTAAAAAGTAAAATTGAAGAGAATCCAGTTACAGCATTTATTGGAATTTTTGATCACTACACTCACACAAATAGCATTGGTGGGCAAATTCCTGCTGAAATGAAAGATATTAAAAATATCGTTTTCTGTTTTGGACCACAAGTGCCTAATTCTGATATTGTAGCAGTTCGACCTCGTTCAATTGGTGTTATTGAATTTGATAATCATTTTGTTGTCAATTTTATGGAAGCTCCAGGGGCAATGCCAAATCAAACAATGTTGCAATGGGTCGCTGAACTCAAGAACTAAATACTTCGCCCAAAAGGGCGAGACTCTCCTATAATTTTTAATTTTAATTAATAAAAAAAATCACTTCACAATTTTTCAATTTTCGTTCTCTTTCTCTTTGCTAGAATTTCCAAAAAATAAGGAAAGATTTGTTTAAAAAAATATTACCTTTAAATTCAATTATATTTCTGCGGTTTTTTGGAATTTTCTTAGTTCTACCGCTTATTTCAGTTTATGCCTCTTCTTTGGAAAGTGCTACACCGCTTCTTG encodes the following:
- a CDS encoding translation initiation factor eIF-1/SUI1-like protein (PFAM: Translation initiation factor SUI1); its protein translation is MEFDPSKLFNGRDFSDRDFDSEMKKKILSREKHNLKISLEKRKHKKVTVVGEFFILEKERKELLKNLKKKVSTGGTERENFLEFQGDVREKVKSELEKLGFNF